A DNA window from Hordeum vulgare subsp. vulgare chromosome 1H, MorexV3_pseudomolecules_assembly, whole genome shotgun sequence contains the following coding sequences:
- the LOC123453011 gene encoding disease resistance protein RGA2-like, producing the protein MSTILITVLGWLVSPIIRWLLPKILVCLGFHASNKLLELEIHIIPELKKTMQTVDQERMMQRGKRVKTDVDALDKMAAMLRHALEDAEDIFDDAQHKIVLRCCHRLCGAFTACIALCKCCCVWIARVVRIKTAWLLQWARDSFSSLFLQRRSKEPVLLNLSAPVVSDEPVQVTIDILASDNEPDPTTTGAAASTEPDPVTTNAAVSHNEAVPETVTTGAAASDETDPVTTTTSDVASGDETVPVTANAASSDEPNPVTTNAEASDDKPDPVTTASYSLSGRCLSCLCSSLDFFKNCYISLYIWLAHVFEAACFYRDWSYQVVGIKKCQENASLFDIFLTAISRMKLKKRIQKVENTVREVKKSQLLGIESNSAPNDIANKNRSRIRAASKREVFGREVLRDDIMARLRETPQDGATSWRTSPFYSVIGIYGVAGSGKTTFARYICDYIKEECEENLFDTIMCIHVSETFSVDDIFHEMLKDITKDRHSDISDREDLVEKFKEALCGKRFFLVLDDVWVKNKHDPQMEELLSPLNVGLKGSKILVTARTKEAAGALCGDELIEMPDLDEDQYMKMFMHYALSGKSVTVKEFEQVGREIAKKLHRSLIAAVTVAGRLGANPNISFWKNVAKLDMLNDTLDALWWSYQQLNPDIRRCFELCNIFPRRFYLVKDQLVSLWIAEGFVKTSSATEEMEDVAEGYIQELVSCSFLQPEEASSNTEFFTIHDLLHDLVNKVAGSDCFRIENEMGQRGEGWKGDVPQDVRHLFIQNYDGELIPNKILGLENLRTLIINGVAWDTPVEEKVIESICMRLSKLRVLAICFGQYSQINNPNGEFLVPESIIQLKHLRYLAFRTSHYSKVILQSALAKLLHIQLLDFGYGKISDFMFADLINLRQILSYMSFPNIGTLTSLQTIPSFSVKNEDGYEIKQLRDLNKLRGKLTIFGLVNIESKKEALEANLAAKKRLMDLTLFFSGSNQQCSAEVEAEVLAGLCPPVGLEQLSIWYYNGSRYPDWIVGRLNGGPKDLQRLEFRNCRQLGPSPKLEAFPHLRRLCLVECSWDTLPGNMEHLTSLEILDIERCMNIRSLPTLPQSLKVFALWYCNMDLMKGCETEGDPNWHKIKHILHKHFDPRIPSQGFNVIVRPKRDRKKGRVNPVVYMVVLQHNWTCASVVSHARAPAVGADSWTAANVQVGEMRWCVLGSCVGGRQIWRGQPGRFGALSGEGRRSQPFLLLVLTARGEAAGTWWRPRTA; encoded by the exons ATGTCTACGATCTTGATAACCGTGCTGGGCTGGTTGGTGTCACCCATCATCCGCTGGCTCCTGCCCAAGATCCTTGTCTGCCTCGGCTTCCACGCCTCCAACAAGCTCCTGGAGCTAGAGATCCACATCATCCCTGAGCTGAAGAAGACGATGCAGACCGTCGATCAGGAGAGGATGATGCAGAGAGGAAAGAGAGTGAAAACTGATGTGGACGCGCTGGACAAGATGGCCGCCATGCTCAGGCATGCTCTGGAGGATGCGGAAGACATCTTTGACGATGCTCAGCATAAGATTGTCCTCAGATGTTGCCACCGCCTCTGTGGTGCTTTCACCGCTTGCATTGCCCTCTGTAAATGCTGCTGCGTCTGGATTGCACGCGTCGTCCGGATAAAAACAGCTTGGCTACTGCAGTGGGCACGGGACAGTTTCTCGTCTTTGTTCCTCCAACGCAGGTCAAAGGAGCCTGTTCTGCTGAATCTCAGTGCTCCGGTGGTCTCAGACGAGCCCGTTCAAGTGACTATAGATATTCTGGCATCCGACAATGAGCCCGATCCGACGACTACCGGCGCTGCGGCCTCCACCGAGCCTGATCCAGTGACAACCAATGCCGCGGTCTCACACAACGAGGCCGTTCCGGAGACGGTGACTACTGGTGCTGCGGCCTCTGACGAGACTGATCCGGTAACTACCACGACCAGTGATGTGGCCTCCGGCGATGAGACCGTTCCGGTGACTGCCAACGCTGCGTCCTCCGATGAGCCTAATCCGGTGACAACAAATGCTGAGGCCTCCGACGACAAGCCCGATCCGGTGACTACAGCCTCATATTCCTTGTCGGGGCGGTGTCTCTCTTGCTTGTGCAGCTCGTTGGACTTCTTCAAGAACTGCTATATATCACTATACATCTGGTTAGCTCATGTGTTTGAGGCTGCCTGCTTTTACAGAGACTGGTCATATCAAGTAGTTGGCATCAAAAAATGCCAG gagaatGCCTCCTTATTTGATATATTTCTTACTGCTATCTCAAGAATGAAGTTGAAGAAAAGAATACAGAAGGTAGAAAACACCGTCCGTGAAGTGAAGAAGTCACAACTCTTGGGTATAGAAAGCAACAGCGCACCAAATGACATTGCCAACAAAAACAGGAGCAGAATTAGAGCTGCTAGCAAGCGGGAGGTATTTGGTCGAGAGGTGTTGCGTGATGATATCATGGCAAGGCTGCGTGAGACACCACAAGATGGTGCAACAAGCTGGAGGACTAGTCCATTTTACTCTGTGATTGGAATATATGGTGTTGCAGGTTCTGGCAAGACTACCTTTGCACGTTATATTTGCGATTACATAAAGGAGGAATGTGAGGAGAATCTTTTCGACACCATCATGTGCATTCATGTGTCCGAGACTTTCAGTGTGGATGATATATTTCATGAAATGTTGAAGGATATTACCAAAGATCGTCACTCTGATATTTCAGACCGTGAGGATCTCGTAGAGAAGTTCAAGGAGGCCTTGTGTGGCAAACGTTTCTTCTTGGTATTGGATGATGTCTGGGTGAAGAACAAACATGACCCACAGATGGAGGAGCTACTCTCTCCACTCAATGTTGGGTTGAAAGGAAGCAAAATCCTAGTGACGGCTCGAACAAAAGAAGCAGCTGGAGCTCTATGTGGTGATGAACTTATTGAAATGCCTGATTTGGATGAGGATCAATACATGAAGATGTTTATGCATTATGCTTTGAGTGGTAAAAGTGTTACCGTTAAAGAATTTGAACAAGTTGGGAGAGAGATTGCCAAAAAGCTACACCGATCACTTATTGCAGCAGTAACAGTTGCAGGACGACTTGGGGCAAACCCAAATATCAGTTTTtggaaaaatgttgcaaagcttgacatGTTGAATGACACCCTGGATGCTCTTTGGTGGAGCTATCAGCAGCTTAATCCGGACATCAGGCGGTGCTTTGAATTGTGCAATATTTTCCCTAGAAGATTCTATTTGGTAAAAGACCAATTAGTCAGCCTGTGGATAGCAGAAGGGTTTGTGAAGACCAGTTCTGCAACAGAGGAGATGGAAGATGTAGCTGAGGGCTACATTCAAGAGTTAGTGTCATGCTCAtttctgcaaccagaagaagctagTTCTAATACTGAATTCTTTACAATTCATGATCTGCTGCATGATTTAGTAAACAAGGTCGCTGGAAGTGATTGCTTTAGAATCGAGAATGAAATGGGCCAGAGAGGAGAAGGCTGGAAAGGAGATGTCCCTCAAGATGTCCGCCATCTTTTCATTCAGAATTATGATGGGGAATTAATTCCCAATAAGATCCTTGGATTGGAAAATTTACGCACTCTCATTATCAATGGTGTTGCATGGGATACACCAGTTGAGGAAAAGGTCATTGAGAGTATATGCATGAGGCTGTCGAAGTTGCGGGTGCTGGCTATTTGTTTCGGTCAGTACAGTCAAATCAACAATCCCAATGGTGAGTTCCTGGTCCCAGAATCCATTATTCAGCTAAAGCACCTCCGCTATCTAGCTTTCCGGACAAGTCACTACAGCAAGGTTATTTTACAAAGCGCGCTAGCTAAACTTCTCCATATCCAGCTGCTAGATTTTGGTTATGGCAAAATTTCCGATTTTATGTTTGCTGACCTTATCAACTTGCGGCAAATATTGTCGTACATGAGCTTTCCTAACATAGGCACGCTTACCTCACTTCAAACAATACCATCCTTCAGTGTAAAAAATGAAGACGGTTATGAGATAAAGCAGCTTAGGGACCTAAACAAGCTTCGGGGCAAGCTGACAATCTTTGGCCTCGTAAATATTGAAAGCAAGAAGGAAGCTCTTGAAGCCAATCTAGCTGCCAAGAAAAGGCTCATGGATCTGACACTGTTCTTTTCGGGTTCCAATCAACAGTGCAGTGCAGAAGTTGAAGCAGAGGTACTTGCGGGCTTGTGCCCTCCCGTGGGGCTTGAACAACTGTCTATCTGGTACTACAATGGCTCAAGGTATCCAGATTGGATAGTGGGCAGGCTGAACGGCGGCCCAAAGGATCTGCAAAGACTTGAATTCCGAAACTGCCGCCAACTAGGACCTAGTCCTAAACTTGAGGCTTTCCCACATCTTCGCAGGCTCTGCCTTGTGGAGTGCAGCTGGGACACCTTACCAGGCAATATGGAGCACCTCACTTCGCTCGAGATACTGGATATCGAGAGATGCATGAATATCCGGTCGCTTCCAACACTACCCCAGTCTCTCAAGGTGTTCGCACTTTGGTACTGCAATATGGATCTGATGAAGGGTTGTGAAACAGAAGGAGATCCAAACTGGCATAAGATAAAGCACATCCTCCATAAACATTTTGACCCACGCAT CCCTTCTCAAGGCTTCAATGTGATTGTTCGGCCAAAACGGGATAGAAAGAAGGGAAG AGTGAATCCAGTCGTATATATGGTCGTACTACAGCATAATTGGACCTGCGCATCGGTGGTGAGTCATGCACGCGCGCCGGCAGTGGGGGCAGATAGCTGGACTGCGGCGAATGTGCAGGTTGGGGAGATGCGGTGGTGCGTACTCGGCAGCTGCGTCGGCGGCCGTCAGATCTGGAGGGGTCAGCCCGGCCGATTTGGTGCGCTGAGCGGCGAGGGCCGAAGGTCGCAGCCGTTCCTTCTGCTGGTCCTCACGGCACGTGGTGAAGCTGCGGGCACGTGGTGGCGGCCACGAACTGCTTGA